Within Candidatus Eremiobacterota bacterium, the genomic segment CGGCCCTGCTTACGGGAAGGGGAAGAGACAATTCATCATTGAAAGCGGCTCCCGTGACATCTGTTTTGACGACGTGACCAGCAATCAGATTACCCTTCCCCAGCTGAAGACCGCTCTTGCCTCCATCAAGAGCTCGAGCGGCAAGAACGTGGAAATTCTTGTCATGAGCCTCTGTCTCGCGGGAGGATATGAAACCGTCTATGAGATGATGGGCTCCGTGGATTACTGCATCGCCTCTCCGCCCTCCATATGGGGGCTGTATACTTTCGACGCGGCAAGCATCCCCTTCCAGCCCTATGACACTTTCCTTAACAGGATAACGAACAATTACACGGCATCGGTGAAAGACATGGCCATAGGGCTTGCCCAGGACTCTTTCAACCAGCATGTCTCGAGAATGCCGCCGGGAGAAGAGGTTAACCAAGGCACTTACAAGACCTATGTGGAGCACTGCATAATCTGCCTTGATATCAACAAGATGTCTGTCATCTCGTCGCTCTTCTCCACCTTTGCCCTTGAATGCTACAATGCCATGATGAATACGACGCAGCCCAAGTATCTCGGCAAGCTCCGCGAGATAAGCACCAATGTGCCCCGGTACTGTCTTGACGACCCGGAGCAGAACTTCTATGCCTACCTGAATGACCTTGAAGCCTTCGCCTACCTCATCAGCGTGACATCGACAGGCGATCTTCCCTCATCGCTCCAGACCGCCGCCTCGAATCTCATGACTGCCATCGGCTACGGGACGGCAACAAATGAGCTATTCCTTTACAGGAACGCATCGAGCGGCTATACGCCCTATTGGATACAGTGCGGCATGCTGAGCGTGCTCATCCCTTACAACGGCAACTTCACTATTCCCTCGAATTACAAAACCTGCGATTCCTCCAAGGACACCAAGTGGGGCGATTTCGCCACGGGCCTCTGGCCCCAGTCCTCGCCGAGCGTCCAGCCCTCAGGCTCGCCTTCGATGGCATTCAGCGAGTCCCTGCAGAGCCCAAAGGGCCAGGCCCACCTTGCATGGGGGCTCCTGCTCATAGCGGCTCTCGCTGGAGTCGTGGTGATAAGGGACAGGAAGAACCTGGGCTAGCACCGGCAGATCAGGTGCGGTAAACGTCAGCTCACAGGGTCCCCGGGAAATCCCG encodes:
- a CDS encoding clostripain-related cysteine peptidase, with the protein product MKKRTLLWGGMLLVLALTVCLLAGPMGCGGYGGDSSGGSGNKYGWNKSTGTVGGYCYSPSATGRGDIVVAKQITNLPPGYVAKSGIKVRGTNTNAEAVSDSEGYFELQDVTVGYACTLSFYENDVLMSTLTVDNVEPDSEGVTLATSQGYEACLIPPAKKPWTYICYIAADNSLGAAQSGYPPYAENVIDQMEVVGSSTAVNVVAFLDEPSQNSKIYYVIKDPNYKVLYSPYQDLGSNVDSGDYKTFVQFVQSAMTLYPADHYVVDIWNHGSGPAYGKGKRQFIIESGSRDICFDDVTSNQITLPQLKTALASIKSSSGKNVEILVMSLCLAGGYETVYEMMGSVDYCIASPPSIWGLYTFDAASIPFQPYDTFLNRITNNYTASVKDMAIGLAQDSFNQHVSRMPPGEEVNQGTYKTYVEHCIICLDINKMSVISSLFSTFALECYNAMMNTTQPKYLGKLREISTNVPRYCLDDPEQNFYAYLNDLEAFAYLISVTSTGDLPSSLQTAASNLMTAIGYGTATNELFLYRNASSGYTPYWIQCGMLSVLIPYNGNFTIPSNYKTCDSSKDTKWGDFATGLWPQSSPSVQPSGSPSMAFSESLQSPKGQAHLAWGLLLIAALAGVVVIRDRKNLG